Proteins encoded together in one Labrus mixtus chromosome 18, fLabMix1.1, whole genome shotgun sequence window:
- the pccb gene encoding propionyl-CoA carboxylase beta chain, mitochondrial translates to MMAAFSVARSSSGLINGLRTSLRCFVPVKHGAVAAAVPQKKLLRDCRWYSAGHPSVKERIDKKRRAALVGGGQHRIDAQHKRGKLTARERVELLLDPDSFVETDMFVEHRCSDFGMEQDRNKFPGDSVVTGSGRINGRLVYVFSQDFTVFGGSLSGAHAQKICKIMDQAMTVGAPVIGLNDSGGARIQEGVESLAGYADIFLRNVMASGVVPQISMIMGPCAGGAVYSPALTDFTFMVKDTSYLFITGPDVVKSVTNEDVTQEQLGGAKTHTTVSGVAHHAFENDVDALLNLREFFNFLPLSNRDPAPIRECHDPSDRSVLSLDTIVPDESTKAYDMLDIIQSIVDERDFFEIMPNYAKNIVVGFARMNGRTIGIVGNQPKVASGCLDINSSVKGARFVRFCDAFNIPIITFVDVPGFLPGTTQEYGGIIRHGAKLLYAFAEATVPKITIITRKAYGGAYDVMSSKHLRGDVNYAWPTAEVAVMGAKGAVQIIFRGKENQAEAEAEYVEKFANPFPAAVRGFVDDIIEPSSTRKRICRDLEVLASKQQVNPWKKHANIPL, encoded by the exons ATGATGGCGGCCTTCAGTGTAGCTCGAAGCAGCAGCGGACTAATAAACGGGTTGAGGACATCTTTGAGGTGTTTTGTGCCCGTCAAACATGGCGCAGTCGCTGCTGCGGTGCCGCAGAAGAAGCTGCTTCGGGACTGCCGCTGGTATTCTGCGGGCCACCCGTCCGTGAAGGAGAGGATAGACAAGAAACGGAGAGCGGCGCTAGTCGGGGGAGGTCAGCACAGGATAGATGCTCAACACAAAAGG GGTAAGCTGACAGCCAGGGAGCGAGTGGAGCTTCTGCTGGACCCCGATTCCTTTGTGGAGACAGACATGTTTGTGGAGCACCGCTGCTCCGACTTTGGCATGGAACAGGACAGAAACAAG TTCCCCGGTGACAGCGTGGTGACAGGCAGCGGCAGGATCAACGGCAGGCTGGTTTATGTTTTCAGTCAG GACTTCACAGTGTTCGGTGGCAGTCTGTCTGGAGCTCATGCTCAGAAGATCTGTAAG ATTATGGACCAGGCCATGACAGTCGGAGCCCCCGTCATCGGGTTGAACGACTCTGGAGGAGCTCGTATCCAGGAAGGAGTGGAGTCTCTAGCTGGATATGCAGATATATTCCTG AGGAACGTGATGGCTTCAGGCGTCGTCCCTCAGATCTCCATGATCATGGGTCCCTGTGCTGGAGGCGCCGTCTACTCCCCCGCGCTGACAGATTTCACCTTCATGGTTAAA GACACATCATACCTCTTCATCACAGGACCCGATGTTGTGAAGTCGGTCACCAATGAAGACGTGACTCAAGAACAGCTGGGCGGAGCTAAAACGCACACAACTGTTTCtg GAGTGGCTCACCACGCGTTTGAGAACGATGTCGATGCCTTACTAAACCTGCGAGAGTTCTTCAACTTCCTGCCTCTAAGCAATCGAGATCCTGCTCCCATCAGGGAGTGCCATGACCCCAG cgATCGTTCAGTTCTGTCATTGGATACCATTGTCCCGGATGAATCGACTAAAGCCTACGACATGTTGGACATCATTCAATCA ATTGTGGATGAAAGGGATTTCTTTGAGATCATGCCCAACTATGCCAAAAACATTGTGGTGGGATTTGCGCGCATGAACGGACGCACTATAGGCATTGTGGGTAACCAGCCCAAAGTGGCCTCTG GCTGTCTGGACATCAACTCGTCAGTGAAGGGAGCCCGATTTGTGCGTTTCTGCGACGCCTTTAATATTCCCATCATCACCTTTGTGGATGTGCCAGGCTTCCTGCCAG GTACCACTCAGGAGTATGGAGGCATCATCAGACACGGAGCCAAACTGCTTTATGCTTTTGCTGAGGCCACAGTCCCGaaaataaccatcatcaccaggaag GCTTATGGAGGAGCCTATGACGTGATGAGCTCCAAACACTTGCGAGGAGACGTGAACTACGCCTGGCCAACAGCTGAGGTGGCTGTCATGGGTGCCAag GGTGCCGTGCAGATTATCTTCAGAGGGAAAGAGAACCAGGCTGAAGCCGAGGCTGAATATGTGGAGAAGTTCGCCAACCCCTTCCCAGCTGCTGTCAGAG GTTTTGTGGATGACATCATCGAGCCGTCGAGCACTCGCAAGAGGATCTGCAGAGACCTGGAGGTGCTGGCCAGCAAGCAGCAGGTCAACCCCTGGAAGAAGCATGCCAACATTCCTCTGTGA
- the LOC132992933 gene encoding neutral cholesterol ester hydrolase 1-like, translating to MRLLPVVVTVLLTVSVAYYVYIPLPDSIQEPWKLMMLDAGFRTTMHLAHWSDRLGFNHYIATIRQSTEGFESILGSEPDGGVAPGVKVSDITFAGIPVRLYEPPAGGEGHLRRGLMFFHGGGWALGTGKKGSYDKINRMVSDELNAVVVSVEYRLYPEVQFPVPYLDCLTAAKHFLSEEVLSRYAIDPERVAVSGDSAGGNLAAAVSQEIAMDDTLSVKFSVQALIYPVLQALDFNTPSYLQNEHIPILYRSIMIRFWLQYLGVDLSLFPHFTTNNHSSLQHTHITPELRARLDWTVLLSPKYKNNYKPVIVEKGSQGAVKEVPGLLDVRSSPLLAGPEVLAKCPRAYVLTCEHDVLRDDGMMYVRRLQDAGVTVTNHHYVDGFHGCFSFINWPLDFNVGRRVNRDYIDWLKNNL from the exons ATGAGGCTGCTGCCGGTTGTCGTTACTGTCTTGTTAACGGTGTCTGTCGCTTATTATGTTTACATCCCGCTGCCTGATAGCATCCAGGAGCCGTGGAAGCTGATGATGCTGGATGCTGGATTCCGCACAACAATGCATCTG GCCCATTGGTCGGACCGGCTCGGCTTCAACCACTACATCGCGACTATCAGGCAGAGCACGGAGGGTTTCGAGAGCATTCTTGGTTCTGAGCCTGATGGAGGGGTCGCGCCTGGAGTGAAAGTCAGCGACATCACCTTTGCCGGCATCCCGGTGCGTTTGTAcgagccccctgctggagggGAGGGACATCTGAGGAGAGGGCTGATGTTCTTCCATGGAGGAGGCTGGGCATTAGGCACTGGGA AGAAGGGGTCATATGATAAGATCAACAGGATGGTGTCTGACGAGCTCAACGCCGTTGTGGTCTCTGTTGA GTATCGTCTGTATCCAGAGGTGCAGTTCCCAGTGCCGTATTTAGACTGCCTTACTGCTgccaaacacttcctgtccGAGGAGGTCTTGTCTAGGTATGCCATCGACCCCGAACGTGTGGCTGTGTCAGGAGACAGCGCAGGAGGAAACCTGGCAGCTGCCGTCTCTCAGGAG ATTGCGATGGATGACACTTTGAGTGTGAAGTTCAGCGTCCAGGCATTGATCTACCCAGTACTCCAAGCTCTGGACTTCAATACGCCCTCCTACCTGCAGAACGAACATATCCCTATCCTCTACCGGTCTATAATGATCCGCTTCTGGCTGCAGTACCTTGGTGTtgacctctctctttttccccatTTTACAACAAACAATCACAGCtctttacaacacacacacatcaccccTGAGCTGAGGGCACGGCTGGACTGGACCGTCCTCCTTTCCCcgaaatacaaaaacaactacaaGCCTGTGATAGTGGAAAAGGGATCTCAGGGGGCTGTGAAAGAGGTGCCTGGGCTGCTGGATGTGAGATCATCACCACTGTTAGCTGGCCCAGAGGTTTTGGCTAAATGTCCGCGGGCGTACGTGCTTACATGCGAGCACGACGTGTTGAGGGATGATGGCATGATGTACGTGCGGCGCCTGCAGGACGCAGGCGTGACAGTAACCAACCATCACTATGTGGACGGCTTCCACGGGTGTTTCAGCTTTATAAACTGGCCTCTGGATTTTAATGTAGGGAGGAGGGTGAATAGAGATTACATCGACTGGCTCAAAAACAACTTGTAG
- the msl2a gene encoding E3 ubiquitin-protein ligase MSL2a, with translation MSPVNVTALYVSASRAVLQCDPRQPHTFTDMYTLLPFFRQSLACLVCGKLLEDPISPTHPECQHCVCLACKGQKMRIRLSCNRCKDYSCFQENKQLSLLVQCYRKLCLYVTHSPLLQLISSHEGGSIEIMALLEEVLMSHKETEDLCLAQEDVNPSAPDSLTPTEAPPAPAELSAVPQSSSSDPPFSNGPQGCNGEVLEDLDPSSPELEVCELVEEQPPAGLSVSDTGCGGLELSLTTGPLVQTPGTVCSLRDGESSSRELEEGEVLLLSVEEVLQTLDPLQPSQDSPHAHQERTHTHTHITTDRAHAQMYIHLDAAHNYTQIRTERTNTGSSHGAHILTSSFDPPPSSKPPPVRLKRKRSRSESDREKVKPLPIASILQGPSSNVHTPNPPLTLNTQPPTLSVTVPAHTYSSLSNGAPPKPSRPAPNHNKGARKHVEPGPKKPHVKARSGGGSKTKDGSKDQRLMSGCLVPPAPVRPPYKKPVEKKGCKCGRATQNPSVLTCRGQRCPCYSNRKACLDCICRGCQNSYMANGEKKLEAFAVPEKALEQTRLTLGINLTSITAAAALRNPATTSIRANTLLNVATATGTPVTTAFLSPSSPQDPNYEDSLELLIG, from the exons ATGAGCCCTGTTAATGTAACCGCTTTGTACGTGTCCGCCAGCCGGGCCGTGCTGCAGTGTGACCCGCGGCAGCCTCACACCTTCACGGATATGTACACGCTGCTACCCTTCTTCAGACAGTCCCTCGCATGCCTCGTCTGTG GCAAACTGCTAGAAGATCCCATTTCTCCAACACATCCAGAGTGTCAGCATTGTGTCTGCTTAGCCTGTAAAGGCCAGAAGATGCGGATCAGGCTGTCATGCAACCGGTGTAAAGACTATTCCTGCTTCCAGGAGAACAAACAGCTTTCTTTGCTGGTGCAGTGCTACAGGAAGCTCTGTCTCTATGTGACTCATTCACCGTTGCTGCAGTTGATCAGCAGCCATGAAGGAGGCTCCATTGAGATTATGGCCTTGCTAGAGGAGGTGCTAATGTCACATAAAGAGACGGAAGACCTTTGCTTAGCTCAGGAAGATGTGAATCCTTCTGCCCCTGACTCCCTAACCCCCACAGAGGCACCACCTGCTCCTGCAGAGCTTTCAGCTGTACCACAGAGTTCCTCATCTGACCCTCCTTTTTCCAATGGACCACAAGGCTGCAATGGAGAGGTTCTTGAGGACCTGGATCCCTCATCTCCCGAGCTGGAAGTCTGCGAGCTGGTAGAGGAGCAGCCTCCGGCAGGCCTGTCTGTGTCCGACACTGGCTGTGGTGGTCTGGAATTGAGTCTGACTACAGGACCATTAGTCCAAACTCCAGGCACTGTGTGCTCACTCAGGGATGGGGAATCAAGCAGTagggagctggaggagggggaggtgttgCTTCTCAGTGTGGAGGAGGTGTTACAGACATTGGATCCCCTTCAGCCCAGTCAAGATTCCCCTCATGCACATCAAGaaagaacacacactcacacacacattaccacAGACAGAGCACATGCTCAAATGTACATACACCTAGACGCAGCTCACAACTACACACAGATCCGAACAGAAAGGACAAACACAGGGTCAAGCCACGGTGCTCACATACTCACATCCTCCTTCGATCCCCCTCCCTCTTCCAAGCCCCCACCAGTCCGCCTTAAACGAAAACGATCACGTTCAGAAAGTGACAGGGAGAAAGTTAAACCCCTCCCGATTGCCTCCATCCTGCAGGGCCCCTCCTCAAACGTACACACTCCAAATCCCCCTCTGACGCTAAACACACAACCACCCACACTCTCCGTGACTGTACcagcacacacatactcatCCCTTTCTAATGGAGCCCCTCCAAAGCCCAGTCGCCCTGCGCCAAACCACAATAAAGGTGCCAGGAAGCATGTTGAACCGGGTCCTAAGAAGCCCCACGTGAAGGCCCGCAGCGGTGGGGGTTCCAAGACCAAGGACGGAAGCAAAGACCAGCGGTTGATGTCTGGCTGCCTCGTGCCTCCAGCCCCCGTCAGGCCTCCATATAAGAAGCCTGTGGAGAAGAAAGGCTGCAAGTGTGGCAGGGCAACCCAGAATCCATCTGTGCTGACCTGCAGGGGGCAACGCTGTCCCTGCTACTCCAACCGCAAG GCATGCTTAGATTGTATCTGTCGAGGTTGCCAGAACTCCTACATGGCCAACGGAGAGAAAAAGCTAGAGGCCTTCGCCGTGCCAGAGAAAGCCTTGGAGCAGACGCGGCTCACCCTTGGCATCAACCTCACCAGCATCACCGCAGCCGCGGCGCTCCGCAACCCGGCAACCACCAGCATCCGAGCTAACACCCTCCTAAATGTCGCCACAGCAACAGGGACCCCTGTTACCACAGCCTTCTTGTCCCCCAGCTCCCCACAAGATCCCAACTATGAAGACAGTCTGGAGCTGCTGATTGGATGA
- the LOC132993456 gene encoding tumor necrosis factor ligand superfamily member 10-like, with protein MAVSVSLQCLGLIILAAVLLQTIAVSVSFMYFNQVLNTMQESFSRSSVSCLINAELHPESGEDKRSDPCWQVTQQLHYHIEKTMADRFQKEISTTMRDKLTGVMPVLNPGIRGVPLPKVAAHVTGVISPTGPQTADGSRSSRGYMGERIRAWEGQRGLSFLQNMELREGELLVARAGLYYIYAQTYFRLLSTGGTDGEAKGETGEEEGAQLVQYIYKKMSSYPVPILLMKSSRSACWPRGPEPGLFSLHQAGTAFLQPADRLFISVSNASAMEMDGRASYFGAFLVG; from the exons ATGGCCgtatctgtttctctgcagtgtttggGGCTCATCATTCTCGCTGCCGTCCTCCTCCAGACCATCGCGGTGTCCGTCAGTTTCATGTACTTCAACCAAGTCCTGAACACG ATGCAGGAGAGTTTCTCCAGAAGCAGTGTGTCCTGTCTGATTAACGCAGAGCTACACCCCGAGTCAGGAGAGGACAAGAGGAGCGACCCCTGCTGGCAAGTCACGCAACAGCTCCACTACCACATAGAGaag ACCATGGCCGACCGTTTTCAGAAGGAGATATCCACTACAATGAGAG ACAAGCTGACAGGAGTGATGCCTGTCCTGAACCCTGGAATCCGAGGGGTCCCTCTTCCTAAAGTTGCTGCCCATGTGACCGGTGTTATCTCACCCACAGGACCCCAAACAGCAGATG GTTCGAGGAGCAGCAGGGGGTACATGGGGGAGCGGATCAGGGCGTGGGAGGgccagagaggtctgtccttcCTGCAGAACATGGagctgagggagggagagctgctggtggcGCGAGCAGGACTCTACTACATCTATGCCCAGACGTACTTTAGACTGCTCTCCACGGGGGGAACCGACGGGGAGGCCAAGGGGGagacaggggaggaggaaggagcacAGCTTGTGCAGTATATCTACAAGAAG ATGAGTTCCTACCCGGTGCCCATCCTGCTGATGAAGTCTTCACGGAGTGCCTGCTGGCCTCGGGGTCCCGAGCCCGGTCTCTTCTCCCTGCATCAGGCCGGTACTGCCTTTCTACAGCCTGCAGACCGCCTCTTCATCAGCGTTAGCAATGCCAGCGCCATGGAGATGGACGGGAGGGCAAGCTACTTCGGGGCTTTTCTTGTCGGctaa